One window of Dermacentor andersoni chromosome 7, qqDerAnde1_hic_scaffold, whole genome shotgun sequence genomic DNA carries:
- the LOC140219414 gene encoding uncharacterized protein produces MPGCCVPQCSNHSRNGWRMFHFPRDPKRRLLWLVRVKRDKWQPTNSSCVCSAHFEASSFEQNRADGWKKLKPNAVPTVFPFKELPKERRPPRERNAHVPALFSDDAAAHNSSREVRNVLPSTTQEFSPADSSSDGEINERLAATETNNANGQLTSTPRDARLQETAIVTATQPLDSEAAELRKKIADLTAANNKLRQHHNESKNTVKKLQMQVRKLQKEATNFSRNTKFLNEDQIRALSRNNNHGNSWSAQTVKQGLKIKFACGTTGYETLRKIGYPLPSSRTLARRIQGLKFLPGILHEVIDVMRSKAEGMEDVEKDCVLFLDEMEIAPGFELDRGEDVLLGGTTLPSKPEEPANHALVFMLGGVNQRWKQVIAYEFTGRHVDGSVLKAYVLEIVQICSQISLRVRVITCDMGAANRAMWREFGFSSHRHSTTSCSIPHPTLKGKELFFISDPAHVLKNLKGQLLSSKVFTLSDTTVSRNGLTASKVKLEHVQAVVDYDAANELKVAPNLSETHISCGHFTKMKVGVAVQLFREAPPAIRFLIKEGVIEPEAETTAWFMDLVSRWYALMSSRHPTMALSRRNITKYHAALDTLRTATDTIRELKMGTGSQWKPSQAGVLIATTAVLRLQEVLLGSEGYEFLLTSRLLQDCLENLFSVVRLMKPVPTAYDLKCALRLVSVSHFLHTPRSTSYELDDREYLVDLLAHSKKECAESEVDEINDTEILFIEELTSTECRILFYLGGFILKGILKSITCPQCKAALLGKPDDQYASLTALKEYVRDGQNLVYPSADVMKTLKNYEEHFTAVNSWCTGKFFTMKSPLRSLIAYLEGIDKPSVNTCMAHKERISKMLTAAYARVRLRIHLRQIPSTHPSGHGSKTCAGVSLA; encoded by the exons ATGCCTGGATGTTGTGTTCCTCAGTGCTCCAACCATTCGAGAAATGGTTGGAGGATGTTCCATTTTCCAAGGGACCCAAAAAGGCGGCTTCTGTGGCTGGtgcgagtcaagcgtgacaagtgGCAACCGACGAACTCCTCGTGTGTCTGCAGC GCTCATTTCGAAGCCAGCAGCTTCGAACAGAACCGCGCGGATGGGTGGAAGAAGCTCAAGCCTAATGCTGTACCAACGGTGTTCCCATTcaaag AACTTCCTAAAGAGCGAAGGCCACCAAGGGAACGAAATGCACACGTGCCTGCATTATTCAGTGACGACGCAGCCGCACACAATTCTTCACGAGAAGTGAGAAACGTTCTTCCCTCAACTACGCAGGAATTTTCTCCCGCTGATTCTTCGTCAGACGGGGAGATAAATGAGAGATTGGCGGCTACGGAAACCAACAATGCTAATGGGCAACTTACTTCGACCCCCAGGGATGCACGGCTTCAAGAAACTGCAATAGTTACTGCGACCCAACCCCTCGATTCTGAGGCAGCTGAGCTTAGGAAGAAGATTGCAGATCTCACAGCAGCCAATAATAAGCTTAGACAACATCATAACGAATCTAAGAACACTGTCAAAAAACTACAGATGCAGGTACGCAAGCTGCAGAAAGAGGCAACTAATTTCTCACGAAATACGAAGTTTTTAAATGAAGACCAAATTCGTGCTCTTTCTCGGAACAACAATCATGGTAATTCGTGGTCAGCGCAAACAGTAAAGCaaggtctaaaaattaaatttgcttgtggaaccaccgGGTATGAAACACTCAGAAAGATTGGCTACCCTCTTCCATCCAGCAGAACGTTAGCAAGAAGAATTCAGGGCCTGAAGTTTCTGCCAGGTATCCTGCATGAAGTGATCGACGTCATGAGGTCGAAAGCAGAGGGAATGGAGGACGTGGAGAAAGACTGCGTTCTCTTTTTAGATGAAATGGAGATAGCACCCGGATTTGAACTCGACCGTGGCGAAGACGTGCTTCTGGGAGGAACGACGTTGCCCTCAAAGCCTGAAGAGCCAGCCAATCATGCTTTGGTGTTTATGCTAGGTGGGGTAAACCAGAGATGGAAGCAAGTGATAGCCTATGAATTCACTGGTAGGCACGTGGACGGCTCTGTACTCAAGGCATATGTCCTGGAAATAGTGCAGATATGCAGCCAGATTTCTCTAAGAGTCCGTGTTATCACATGTGACATGGGTGCAGCAAACCGCGCTATGTGGAGAGAATTTGGCTTTTCGAGCCACCGCCATTCGACAACTTCGTGCTCAATACCTCACCCAACCTTAAAAGGGAAGGAACTTTTTTTCATCTCGGACCcggcacatgtccttaagaacctgAAAGGACAGCTTCTAAGCTCAAAAGTTTTCACACTCAGTGATACTACAGTAAGCAGGAACGGACTGACGGCCTCGAAGGTGAAATTGGAGCATGTACAGGCCGTCGTGGATTATGACGCAGCCAACGAACTTAAGGTAGCACCAAATTTGTCAGAAACCCACATTAGTTGTGGGCACTTCACCAAAATGAAAGTAGGAGTCGCTGTCCAGCTCTTCCGTGAAGCCCCACCAGCTATTCGGTTCCTAATAAAAGAAGGAGTGATTGAGCCAGAGGCCGAAACAACAGCGTGGTTTATGGACCTCGTTTCTAGGTGGTATGCCCTCATGTCATCGCGTCATCCCACCATGGCGCTAAGCCGCAGGAACATTACTAAATATCATGCCGCCTTGGACACACTACGCACGGCAACAGACACCATCAGAGAACTGAAAATGGGCACTGGATCTCAGTGGAAGCCATCGCAAGCAGGGGTCCTAATTGCGACAACGGCTGTCCTTCGCCTTCAAGAAGTGCTTCTTGGCAGTGAAGGGTATGAATTCCTCCTCACGAGCAGGCTGTTGCAAGACTGCCTAGAAAACCTTTTTTCTGTGGTGCGGCTCATGAAGCCAGTGCCCACTGCGTATGACTTGAAGTGTGCACTCCGACTCGTCAGCGTCAGCCACTTTCTTCACACTCCGAGATCAACAAGCTACGAACTTGACGACCGCGAATACCTTGTCGATCTGCTTGCACATAGCAAGAAGgaatgtgcagaaagcgaagtcgaTGAAATCAACGACACGGAAAttctgttcattgaagagctcacGTCAACCGAGTGCCGCATCTTGTTTTACCTTGGCGGTTTTATTTTGAAAGGAATTTTGAAATCTATAACTTGTCCGCAGTGCAAGGCTGCTCTCCTTGGCAAGCCTGACGATCAGTATGCTTCCCTGACTGCACTCAAGGAATACGTCAGGGATGGGCAAAACCTCGTATATCCAAGCGCTGATGTCATGAAAACTTTAAAAAACTACGAGGAACATTTCACCGCTGTCAACTCATGGTGCACAGGCAAATTTTTCACCATGAAGTCGCCACTTCGTTCTCTGATAGCCTATCTCGAAGGCATAGACAAACCCTCAGTGAACACATGCATGGCTCACAAAGAACGAATAAGCAAAATGCTGACTGCTGCATATGCCAGAGTGAGGCTCCGAATTCATCTCCGACAAATTCCGAGCACTCATCCTAGTGGCCACGGAAGCAAGACTTGTGCAGGGGTCAGCCTTGCGTAA